Below is a window of Mycolicibacterium chitae DNA.
GCAGGTTGTGCCGGGGCGCACGACGAGGTGCTGGCCGTCGCCGAGGCGCTGGGCGCCCCCGTCGTGCACGCACTGCGCGGCAAGGAATTCATCGAGTACGACAACCCCTACGACGTCGGCATGACCGGATTGCTCGGATTCGCTTCCGGCTACCGGGCGATGGAGAACGCCGACACGGTCCTGATGCTGGGCACCGACTTTCCCTACCGGCAGTTCTATCCCGAGCACGCCACCACCATCCAGGTCGACATCCGCGGCGAACAACTCGGCCGACGGCATCCACTGGAACTCGGGCTGGTCGGGACCGTCAAGGACACCGCCACCGCCCTACTTCCCCTGCTGGAGCGCAAGACTGACCGCAGTCACCTCGAGGACTCCCGCGACCATTACCGACGCACCCGCGCCAAACTCGACGAGCTGGCGACCCCGTCGAAGCGGGACGCGCCCATCCACCCGCAATACCTCGCGCGGCTGGTCGACCAGCACGCCGCCGCGGACGCGGTGTTCATCCCCGACGTCGGTTCCCCGGTCGTCTGGGCCGCGCGCTACCTGACGATGAACGGCCGCCGACGGCTGATCGGATCGTTCACCCACGGATCGATGGCCAACGCGCTGCCCCATGCCGTCGGCGTGCAGGCGGCGTTTCCGGAACGCCAGGTGGTGGCGCTGGCCGGCGACGGCGGACTGGGGATGCTGTTGGGCGAGTTGATCACCCTCACCCAGAACAAGCTCCCCGTAAAGCTGGTGGTGTTCAACAACTCGTCGCTGAACTTCGTCGAGCTCGAGATGAAGGCCGCCGGTTTCATCAACTACGGAACCGAGTTGGTCAACCCCAACTTCGCCGAGGTCGCCCGCGCCATGGGCATCCACGCCGTGCGGGTGGAGCACTCCGAGGATCTCCCCGACGCGGTTCGCGATGTCCTTGCCCACGACGGGCCGGCCCTGCTCGACGTCGTCACGGAACGCCACGAACTGTCGATGCCGCCCGCGATCAACGCCGAGCAGGTCAAGGGCTTCACGCTCTACGCGATCCGCACCGTCATGTCGGGCCGCGGCGACGAGTTGATCGACCTGGCGAAGGCCAACCTCCGACAGCTCTTCTGACACACTCGGGGCACGGGTCGGAAGTCGTTAGGGTCCTGAGCCCCGAAACAGCCGCGCCGCAGGGGCACTTTTTCGGGGGTGCGGCCTGCGCGGTGTGGGCAGGAATTTTCGTCGACGCGTCGCGTTGTACATCGAATGGAGCCCCGACGCCGTCCGCCCATTGCGGCTGACACCCAGCGGCCCGGAGCCTTCCACCCCACACGCAGCGTTGCGACCACTGAGACCGCGCCCGAGAGGCCCTCCCTGCCATGACGTTTCGCCTGTTCAACTCCCGCCCACGCGTCTCATCGTCGGTGAGCCGCCGTCGCATCCCAATCCTGTTGCAGGCATTCGTCGTCGGTGCCGCGGGCGTCGCGGCACTGCTGAGCGCGTCTGTCGGCCCCGCCGCGGCCGCACCGACCGGCATTGCCAACACCGGCTGCGCCGACGTCGAGGTGGTCTTCGCCCGCGGTACGTTCGAAGCGCCCGGTATCGGAAAAGTCGGCGTCCCCTTCGTCGAGGCCCTCCGTGCCCGACTGCCCGACCAGAGCGTCGGGGTCTATGCGGTCAACTACCCCGCCTCGACGGACTTTGCCCGCGCCGCCGACGGCGTAGCCGACGTCAGCAATCACCTCAACGACATGGCCACCCACTGCCCCACCACCGACATCGTGCTCGGCGGCTACTCCCAAGGAGCCGCAGTCACCACCTATGCGACCAGTGACACGGTGCCCGCCGGCTACGCACTGCCCGCAGGCCTATCCGGGCCGCTGTCACCTGCGGTGGCCAACAACGTTGCCGCTGTTGCATTGTTCGGCAAGCCGTCAGTTGGCGTCGTCAAGCTTTTGCAGCAAGGTGCGCCTCCCATGAGGATCGGCTCCGCCTTCGCGGATAAGACCCTCGACCTGTGCGCGCCTGCCGATCCGGTCTGCCAGTTCGGCAGCCTCGACCGCAGCGCGCACAGCGCCTACGTCAGCAACGGGATGGCCGATCAAGCCGCCGACTTTGCTGCTCGACGGATCATGAGACGCTGACGCGACGATCCCCTCCGCGCCGTCCGCACACCACGCAGTTCACAACCTTCCTGGCAATTACAGCTAGGCTTCTGACGACAATTGAGTGAACTGGGAAGGACCCCCGTGGGAAAAATAGTGACGATCGAGTACGTCGACGACTTCGACGGGACATCGATTGACGCGGAATCGGTTGACACCGTCGAGTTTTCGTATCGAGGGCAGGAATACAGCCTCGTCTTGACCAAGAAGAACGGTGCCCAGTTCGATAAGGACATTTCTCGCTACATCACCGCCGCCAAGAAGGCCCAGGCCCGCGAAGCACGGGCCGCACGCAAACCGGCCAAACCCACATCGCGAAAAGCAAACACCTCGAAGACGCCCACGCGGCGCAAGGCTGCTTCGCGCCGAACCGCATCGGCAGCTGTCTCCGGCCCGGAGCGCACTCGCGCGATTCGCAAATGGGCAGCGGACAACGGGCACACCGTTTCTACCCGCGGCCGGATTCCGGCGGCGGTCCTCCAGGCCTACGACGCCGCGCACTGACCGGACCCAGCACGCCGAATATGCGCTCAGCGCGGCACATCGGGCGGGGTGATGCTCCGCGGCTCCAGACCCAGCGTCCGGACGTGTTCTGCGATCGAACCAAGGTTGGTGGTCCACACGTCGTCGTGCTCGAGGACGTAGCGCATCAAATCGTCGAGTTCGGCGGCGCGCGACGTCCGTCCGGTCAGGAACGGGTGGTTGGTCAGCACCCAGCAGGCGCCGGCCCGCCGCAGACCGTCGAACTCCAGCTGCCACAGTTCCCGTGCCTTGCGGGGACTTTCGATGAGCCCGCTGCCGGCGATGTCGGGTAGGAAGCAGAATTGCTCCCAGTCGTCGAGCGCCCACTGGATGGGGATCTCGACCAGCGGACCGTGCCCGTCCACCGCCAACTCGTACGGGAGGTCGGCATCCATCAGGCTGGAGTCGTAGAGGAAGCCGCGCTCGGCCAGCAGCGCGGGTGTGCGCCACGACAGATCCCACATCGGTGCGCGATACCCGACCGGCCGCACCCCGGCGACGTCGGCGAGGGCGGCCAGGCCGCGGTCGATGGCGTCGATCTCCTGCTCGAGGGTCAACGCGGTGGGCTGTTCGTGGAGGTAACCGTGGTGGGCGATCTCGTGACCGGCGGCCACGATGCTGCGGACGGCCTCGGGATAGCGGTCGGCGGTATGGCCGGGGACGAAGAAGGTCGAGGCGATCTGGTGACGCTCCAACAGATTGAGGATGCGCGGAATCCCCACCAGCGGCCCGTAGGCCTGGTGGCTCATCACGCTCATCCGCGCGCCCGCCGCCTCGTTGCCCCACAGCACAGCCGATTCGGCGTCGACGTCGAAGGTGAACGCCGCCGCCGCGGATTTGCCGTCGGGCCAATTGAATTCGCTCATCGGTCGGCCATCAGCGTGATCAACTCGTAGGCCAGGTTCGCCGCGGCGACCGCCGTGACCTCGGCCTGGTCGTAGGCCGGCGCCACCTCCACGATGTCGGCGGCGACGATGTTCAGGCCCCGCATGGCCCGCAGCACCGCCACCAACTCGCGGCTGGTCATGCCGCCGATCTCGGGGGTGCCCGTCCCCGGCGCGAACGCGGGGTCCAGCACGTCGATGTCGATCGACACGTACACCGGGTGCGCGCCCACCCGCTCGAGCACCCGCTCGATCACCCCGTCGACGCCGATGCGGTCGATGTCGCGGCAGTGCACCACGGTGAATCCCAGTTCGGCGTCCTCGAGCAGGTCCGCGCGGTCGTAGAGCGAACCGCGGATGCCGACGTGCGCCGAGTGGTCCTTGACCAGCAGACCCTGTTCGGAGGCCCGCCGGAACGGGGTGCCGTGGGTGCAGGGCGCGCCGAAGTAGGTGTCCCAGGTGTCGAGGTGGGCGTCGAAATGCACCAGCGCCACTGGGCCGTGGACCTCGTTGACTGCCTGCAACGAAGGCAGCGCGATGGTGTGGTCCCCGCCGAGCAGCACGACCCGTTGTTCGGGCCGGGTAAGCAAACCGCGCACCCCGGCGCGGATCTCGTCGACCGCGACCGTGATGTCGAACGGGTTGGCCGCGATGTCACCGGCGTCGACCACCTGCGCCTGCGCGAACGGGCTGACGTCCAGGGCCGGATGATAGGGCTTGAGCAGCCGGGAGGCCTGCCGGATGGCCGCCGGGCCGAACCGGGCCCCGGGCCGGTAGGTCACCCCGCCGTCGAAGGGCACACCCACCACCGCGATGTCGTAGTCGTCGACCTCGTGGCGCTGCGGCAGCCGCGCGAAGGTCGCCAGACCCGCATACCGCGGCACCGCCTGCGCGTCCACCTGACCCAACATTCCGGTCTCCGACCGCACGTACTGCATGTTCTCTCCGTCTGTGCTCATACCCTCCCCCTTGTCGATCCGCCGTTGCTGGAGATCACCTGTCCGACGATCGCCTCGACCTCGAAGTCGGCGAGCAGTTCCACCGCCGTGGCGATCTCGTCTGCAGAACCGATGCGGCCCAACGGGATACCCCCCGCGTACTGCTGCTGCACGGTGGACAAGTCCACCCCGGCGGCGTCAGCGTCGACCTGCAGTTGGGGCGTATCGGTCACCCCCGGCGCCACCGCGTTGACGATGATCCGCTCCGGCGCCAGTTCCCGCCCCAGCGTCTTGACCAAGGCGATCAACCCGGCCTTCGAGGCAGCGTAGGCCGTCGCCTCCGGCCAGCCCGTCACTCCCCATTCGCTGCTGACGACGACGATGCGTCCGCCGCCGAGTGCGCGCATGTGCGGGAGCACGGCCTGCACCAGGAAGAAGGTGCCGCCGAGGTTGGTGTCGACCACCTTCCACCAGTCGTCCGGGTCGTGGTCGAGCAGCGGCGCCATCGTCATATAGGCGTGGTTGGCCACCAGCACGTCCAGGCGTCCGGCGGCTCCGACCACGTGCTCGGCGATGCGCACGCATTCCGCCGAGTCGGAAACGTCGCCGGGGGCAGCCAACCCGCCGAGTTCGGTCGCCAGCGCGCGCAGCGCTGCGCTGTCGTCGATGTCGTTGACCGCCACCGTCGCTCCGGCCGCGGCCAACCGGCGCGCATGCGCGGCGCCCATGCCCTGTGCCGCACCGGTGATCAGCGCGACGCGTCCGTGCAGGCTCATATCACCGCTCCCGCGTTGACGTTGAGGACTTCCCCGGTACTGAATGTTGCATCGCAGACCAGGTATTCGACGCAGCGGGCCACCTCGCGCGGGGTGGTGAGCCGGCGCAGGGGTAGCAAGTTCAGATATTCCGGTGCGCGGCAGGGGTTGTCGGCGGCCAGCAGCGGGGTGTCGGTGGGGCCGGGGGCCACCGCATTGATCCGCACACCGCGATCGGCGACCTCGGCGGCCAGGCTGCGGACCAGGCCGAGCACCGCGCCCTTGGCCGCCGCATAGTGGGCGTCGCCGTCGCCGCCACCGACGGCCAACTCGCTGGCGACCGCCACCAGGGTGCCGCGGTTGGCCAGCAGGTCGGGCAGGCAGGCCCGCGCGATGTTGAGCAGTCCGCCGAGGTGGACGCGCAGCATCGTGCGCCACGCCGCGGCGGTGATGTCGGCGACCGGGACCATCTCGTAGTGCCCGGCGGAGTTCACCACCGCGCTGATCGGCCCGAGCCGGTCGCGCAACTCGGCCACCCCGGCCGCGACCGCGTCCGCGTCCGAGATATCCACGGCGACAGTGTGTTCGACGTTGGGCGCCGGGTTGCGGTCCAGGCAGCCAACGGTGTAGCCGCGCCGCGTCAGGGCGGTGACCACCTCGGCGCCGATGCCACTGGCGCCGCCGGTGACCAGCGCAACCGGCGCCGTCATCGGCGATCCGCCAGTTCGTCCTCGGCTTCGAGGTCGTCCACCACCGCTGCGGGGGTGATGTTCTCGCGCACCGACGCGAACAACGCGGTGCCGAGCACCAGCAGCACCCCGACGCCGATCCACACCGACCAGTCCAGGTAGCGCTCGTCGAACGCGACCCGCGGCCAGGCGATGTTGATGAACTGCAGCACCGCCCACACCACCGCCGTCGCCGCCACCGGCAGCGTCCAGGCGCCCAGGGAGAACCGGGCCGGTGTCCACTGCCGGCGCAGCAGCACCACCAGGAAACCGATCAACGGGAACAGGAATGCCAGGTAAAAACCGCCGGCGGTGAAGTTCACCATCAGCGTGTAGATGTCGCCGGCGACGATGCTCAGGCCGAACAGCGCCGCACCGACCACGGTGGTGATCAGGATCGCGATCGTCGGGATGCGGGCCTGGCTGTGCAGCCGGGCCAGTGCGCCGGAGGCCGGCAGGGCACCGTCGCGGGCGTAGGCCCAGATCACCCGCGAACCGGAGGTCTGCAGCGCCAGGAAGCTCGCGAGGAAGCCGATGATGAACAGCACCTGAACGGGTTTGGCGATCCCGGGTCCGAGCGCGGTGGTCAGGGTCTCGTAGACCGGGTCGGCGACGGCGCCCTCGGCGACCGCGTCGAGATCCGGGACGGCCAGGATGATCGCCAGGCTGGAGTAGGCGACGACGAGCGCGATGAACCCGAGCGAGAACAGCACCGCCTTGGGCAGGTAGCGCCGCGGCTGGTGCACCTCCTCGGCGATGGAGCCGGCGCTTTCGAAGCCGACGAACGAGAAGCCGATGAACGCCACCGCCAGCAGGAACGGCCCGGACAGGTACGCGAAGAGGTCGATGTCCGCTCCGCCGCCGGTGAACAGCACCGACAGCGAGTTGTGGCGGTGGAACAGCAGCAGCCAGGTGCCCAGACCGACCGAGCCGATCACCTCGGCGATGATGCTGGCCGTCATGAACACCTTCAACGCGCCCCGGCCGATCAGGTTGACCGCGGTGCCGCCCAACAGGATCACCAGGGCGATCAGCGCCTGCAGACCGCCCGAGGGTGCCTCGATGCCGATGATGTTGGCGACGAAGCCGGCCGCGCCGAGCGCGACGGTGGCCATCGCGATCACCAGCGTCCACATGTAGGCCCAGCCGGCGAACCAGCCGTAGCCGGTGCCGAGCAGTCGACGCGACCACTGGTAGATCGAACCCTCCAGCGGCCAGCGCGACACCAGCATCGCGAAGACCAGGGCGACCAGGAACTGTCCGCCGAACACCAGCACGAAGCCCCACCAGAACGACGGGCCGGCGGCGCTCAGGGCCAGGCCGAAGATGGCGTACAGCGCGACGATCGGCGAGATGAAGGCGAACGCGAAAGCGAACGCCGACCACAGGGAGAACTCCCGGCGCAGCCCCTGCGGCTGCTGCTCGGCGATCGATGACGACATGAGGTACTCCCCTTCGGGTCCGTGCGCGGTATCCCCGAACTATCTCCCCAGCTCAGCGCGGAAGCCACACCAGGTGCGGAACACGCAGCGATCCCACCGGTCGACGCCTCGCCGTTGGACGATTGCACAACGCTGGGGCCCGCAAATGTGTCGTCGGCGTTACGCTCGTCCAATGAAGGAAGGGTCGCGCGACACCGACGCTCCGACTCTTCGGGCACTGCTCGACGCGCGCCTGGGTCTCGCCGTCCCGGACGCGCCCCAGGATCTCGACCGGCCGATCAGCTGGGTCCACATCACCGAGATGCGTGATCCGTCGCGCTACCTGCGCGGCGGCGAGCTGGTGTGCACCGTCGGCCTGAGCCTGCAGGACCCGCAGGACTGCCGGACCTTCGCCGAGGCGCTGGCTCGCGCGGGCGCCGCCGGCGTGTGCTTCGGCGTCGGCGACGGCCACGACGAGGTGCCCGCCGCCCTGCTCGCCGAATGTCGGCGGCACCGGTTGCCGATGCTGATCGCCGCGCCGAGCGTGCCCTTCAGCACGGTCAGCCGGTTCATCGCCGAGCACGAACTGGGCGCGGAGATTGCCGTCGCGCGGGCGACCTACGCACTGGTGCCCGAACTGCTCGCCGCGCTGCGACGGCATGCGTCGGCGCGGGACATGCTCGACACCGCCGGCCAGCTGCTGGGCTGTTACTTCCTGCTGGACCCGGAGCCGACGGACGACGCGGCGTCGGTGTCGGTCGAGGTGCCCGGCGTCGGCACCCTGGGCTGGATGGGCAGGGGCGTGCCGCCGGAGCCGGCGCTGCTGGAACTGATCGCACGGTTCGTGCGGGCGACCCAGGTGGAACGCGATGTCGAGGCCGCCTTGGCCCGGGAACGCGTCGGACAACTGCTGTCCCTCGTCGAACGCCGAATGCTGCTGCCCGATGCGCTGAGCCAGCTGCTGGACTGGTCCGGATTCGCGGCCGGGCAACTGAGCTGCTCGGCTTGGCCGGCCGGGGCCGGTGCCCTGCTGTCGATGGCGGTGCCCGACGCGTTGGTCGGCGATGCCCCCGACCTGTGCCTGATCCTGACGACGCAGCCCCTCGAGGGCACCGACGACCTTTCGCTGCCGTCGGGCCACTCGGCGCTGGTGCCGTTGACCGAGCTCGGGTCGGCGATCGGGCAGGCGCGCATCGCGCTGGATCTCGCGCAGCGCCGGGGGCTGCGCGTCGGACCCGATCAGCTCAGCACGCTCGACAGCCTGCTCGAGCAACTCCCGTCGGCCCAGCTGGAGCCGTTCCGGCAGCAGCTCATCGAACCGCTGGCCGAGATGGATCGCCGCAAGGGAACCCAGCACGTGCGCACGCTACGTACCTTCCTCGCCGCGAACGGTTCGCTCAGCGACACCGCCCGTGAGCTGTATCTACATATCAACACGGTGCGGCATCGGCTGGTGCGGATCTACGAGCTCACCGGCCGAGATCCGTTGGACCACAACGATCAAGCCGCGTATTCGATCGGTTTGCATGCGCTGGATCGGGAGTCTGAGCGTTGACCCGGCGTGTGTGCGGCCGGCGTCGGTTGAGGTCCGACTGGGGGCCGTCCTTGATGTGGGTGCGGTCGACGAGACGGCCGGATTCGAGATAGCCCGTTCAGCGGCTTGTTCGCCCGGCCGGACGCCCCGGCTTACGCTCCCATTCCCGAGCAAACTTGCGTACTGCGGCGGCATCCCAGACTGCGCCGCCTCGCAGCTCGGCCAGGGGCGCTGGAAATGCGGCAGTCGAGCGCAGTTGATGCACTCGTTGACGCGCGACACCCAGCTCGTCAGCGATCTCGGCGGCTGACATGAGTTCAGGCAAGGTTGGAGCCTCTGCGCGCCGTCGCCACTCGTCCTCGCGGACAATCTCGATGCAGGCCGGCGCGGCACCGACGACCTCACTGATGTTGTCCACGTACTTGGCGATCACGTCGACCAGATGCAGCTCGGCGGGCGCATAGACCGTGACGTCGACAACACCACGCTTGGGGACACGCGAGACCGTGGCGTCGAACTGCTCGGACCAGTGGTCCATCGTGTCCACCGTGGCGTCGAGCGCGTAGCTGACGGTGGCAACCCAGTCATTCATTCCGCCTTCTCCTTTCGGCGCTGTGCGCGTTGCTCCTTCTTGCTGGGCGGCGGCACCTGCAGGCCCGCCTTACGTAGTGCGACATGTAGGTCCGCCATTCGCCGTCGCGGGTTGCTCGGTGTGGCCGGGTAACTCGCGATGTAGTTGCCATTGACGTCGTAGAACCTGGTGTAGCCCTTGGTGTCGTCGTTGACAGTCCAGCCCTGAGACTCCGCCCATTTGGCGAGGTCAGCGACGTCGCTGTTCACCATGCTCCCCTTATCATTGCGATGTGTCAAGAATATTGACAATACCGATACAACGTCAACAGTTTTGTGCCTGCGCTCGCACTCCCGTCGATCGAGGCATATCGCACCGGTTGCCGCCGCACGCACGAGCCGACACCGATCATGTGCGCCAACATGATCGGGGCGAATCTAGCGCAACACGTTTGCACGAAACTGCCAACAGCGACCGCCGCGGCCGGCCTCCACCACACGAGGCGTCCTCGCTCGTCAACTGACCACACCAGTGGTTTCTCGCCCGTGCGCTTCAGAATCTCGAACGACTCGTCAAAGCCTTTGTTGGCTCTCGTCACTCGCATACGGGCCTCGGCGAGACGTCGGCTGTCATACCGTCAACGTACGGATGACCACCGACATCCTTCAGACTGTCGATCGGAGATGCACTAGCCGGCTGACTTTTCGTTGCAACGTCCAGCCCAACGAGAATGAAGGGCCGTTGATCCTGCTCGGTGGCCTCACCACCAAAGCAGCCATGGACCTGGCAATGCGTGAAGGCTTCGAGTTTGTGGCCATGGCACCCGCACTGCTACGAGACCACCAGCTGCTCAACTGAATTCGGCAATCGCCTCAATAGCCCTTCGTTGTGTACTCATCGCAACAAGTGCATGGCCAGCATCGAGCGGACCCACCGCGTGCTCACCACTGAGCCGGCGTCCCTTCCAGACCGGGAGTTCGTCGGTGGGAACAGCGAGGCATAACTGGAGCCATCGGTGCCACACCCGGTAGCCGCCATCCGCACGAGCGCGGCATTCCGGCAGTAGTGACGGCTACCTCTGACGAACCGGTACCCGCCTCCACCCGTAGACATTCGGCATCTTTACCCGTTCGAGCCCGGAGGCGTCGACCTCGTACTCGGGGATCAGATCCAACATGATGTCCAGGGCGATGCGGCCCTCCATCCTCGCAAGCGCCGCGCCGAGACAGCTGTGGATGCCGTACCCGAAGCCAAGGTTGTGGCCTGCGGGCTTGCGGGTGATATCAAACCGGTCAGGATCCTCAAAAGCTCGTTCGTGAGCAATGATCAGAACCTGTGGATGAGCCTCGGGATGGGGGCGTGAAAGTGGGCGCACCTTCCCGAGGATGATCTGAAAGTCAGTAGGTCCGATCATGAGCCGGCGTTGGCGCGCTGGTTCGGGAAGGTACGCCCATGCTCACCGTAGTTCACGACGCCGAGGACGCCAACGGCCACGAGGCCTCTGGGCGCTCGTTGTTGGACGAGATCGTCCGCGACGGTGCCCGGCAAATGCTGGCCGCGGCGTTGCAGGCCGAGGTCGCCGCGTATGTGGCCCAGTACGCCGATCAGCTCGACGACAACGGGCACCGGCTGGTGGTGCGCAACGGCTACCACCAGCCACGTGAGGTGTTGACCGCAGCCGGTGCGGTGCAGGTGAAAGCTCCACGAGTCAACGACAAACGCGTCGACCCCGACACTGGTGAGCGGAAACGGTTTTCCTCGGCGATCCTGCCGGCGTGGGCGCGCAAGTCACCGCAGATGAGCGAGGTGCTGCCGCTTTTGTATCTGCACGGGCTGTCGACCAGTGATTTCGGGCCGGCCCTGGAGCAGTTTCTGGGCTCGGGTGCCGGGTTGTCGGCCACCACGATCACCCGGCTGACCAGTCAGTGGCAAGATGAGGCCCGCGCGTTCGCCGCCCGGGACCTGTCGGGCACCGATTACGTCTACCTGTGGGTGGACGGCATCCACCTCAAGGTCCGCCTGGACCAGGAAAAGCTGTGCTTGCTGGTGATGCTGGGTGTGCGCGCTGACGGCCGCAAAGAACTGGTGGCGATCACCGACGGCTACCGCGAATCGACCGAGTCGTGGGCTGATCTGCTGCGCGACTGCAAGCGACGCGGCATGACCGCCCCGGTGCTCGCGGTCGGCGATGGCGCACTCGGGTTCTGGAACGCGGTGCGTGAGGTGTTCCCGGCCACCAAAGAGCAGCGGTGCTGGTTTCATAAGCAGGCTAATGTTCTTGCCGCGCTGCCGAAATCAGCGCACCCGTCGGCGTTGGCGGCGATCAAGGAGATCTACAACGCCGAGGATATCGACAAGGCCCAGCTCGCGGTCAAAGCCTTCGAGGTCGACTTCGGGGCCAAGTATCCTAAAGCGGTCGCCAAGATCACCGACGATCTGGACACCCTGCTGGAGTTCTACCACTATCCCGCCGAACATTGGATTCACCTACGCACCACGAATCCGATCGAAAGCACCTTCGCCACAGTGCGTTTGCGCTGAGGGGGACCCGTTTGGTGGTCCACTCGTTATGCGACTTGGGGTTGGTGGGTCGTGGCCCACTGTAGAGCGAACTCGGTCGGGGTGAGTTCACCGTGGGCGGAGTGGGGTCGGTTGGTGTTGTAGTCGATCCTCCAGTCTTCGATGATCACGCGGGCTTCGCGTAGGGAGTCGAAGCGCCAGGAGTTGAGCAGTTCGTCGCGCAGGCGACCGTTGAATGATTCGATGAAGGCGTTCTGCCAGGGCGAGCCGGGATCAATGAAAAGTGAACCAGCACTGTTGAATCGGCACCAATCGCTCACGGCGTGGGCGACGAACTCAGGACCGTTGTCGAAACGCACGTACCGCGGCGCCCCGTGGGTCAGCGCCAGGCGATCCAGCACGTCGACGACGCCGTCGGCGTTGATGGCGCGGTCGACCTCGATCGCGAGTGCTTGGCGGGTGAACTCGTTGATGACGTTGAGCATCTTGATGGTGCGGCCATCGGCGGTGGTGTCGAACTGGAAGTCCATCGCCCAGATGACGTTGGGGCGGATCGGTGACATCGCGCCGACGGCGACGCCGATACCGGTGAGACGCTTTTGCGGCGCCGCTGCGGAACCCGAAGGCCCTCTGGGCGCCACAGTCGACGGATGCGCTTGTTGTTGACCTGCCAGCCGGCGCGGCGGGCCATCTTGGCCGCCCGTCGCCACCCCCAGCGTGGCCGGTCAGTGGAGAACTTGCGCAGCCAGGCCCGCAACTCGGCTTCCTCGGTGGTCACCGGCGCCGGGGTCAGGCGCATTGTGGACCGGTGGATGCCCACGACGGTGCAGGCGCGGCGTTCGGACACCCCGAACCGCTCACGCAGCGCCGCTACGGCGCTGCGCTTGCGGTTCGGGGTCAAAAGTTTCCCGCCGAAATCTCCTTGAGCATGTCGATGTCGAGAGCCTGATTGGCGACCAGCTTCTTGAGCCGGGCGTTCTCGGCCTCGAGCTCTTTGAGCCGTTTGGCCTCGTTGGCCTTCATGCCGCCGTACTGGGCTACCCAGCGATGCCAGGTCGATTCGGCGATCTCCAGGTGCCGACACACCTCAGCGAGCTCCTGGCCGCTCCCGAGCAGCTTGTTGCCCTCGGCCAGCTTGCGGATGATCTGATCCGGCGTATGCCGCCGGCGCTTGTTCGATGCCATGTCGTTGTCGA
It encodes the following:
- a CDS encoding APC family permease; translated protein: MSSSIAEQQPQGLRREFSLWSAFAFAFAFISPIVALYAIFGLALSAAGPSFWWGFVLVFGGQFLVALVFAMLVSRWPLEGSIYQWSRRLLGTGYGWFAGWAYMWTLVIAMATVALGAAGFVANIIGIEAPSGGLQALIALVILLGGTAVNLIGRGALKVFMTASIIAEVIGSVGLGTWLLLFHRHNSLSVLFTGGGADIDLFAYLSGPFLLAVAFIGFSFVGFESAGSIAEEVHQPRRYLPKAVLFSLGFIALVVAYSSLAIILAVPDLDAVAEGAVADPVYETLTTALGPGIAKPVQVLFIIGFLASFLALQTSGSRVIWAYARDGALPASGALARLHSQARIPTIAILITTVVGAALFGLSIVAGDIYTLMVNFTAGGFYLAFLFPLIGFLVVLLRRQWTPARFSLGAWTLPVAATAVVWAVLQFINIAWPRVAFDERYLDWSVWIGVGVLLVLGTALFASVRENITPAAVVDDLEAEDELADRR
- a CDS encoding PucR family transcriptional regulator, translating into MKEGSRDTDAPTLRALLDARLGLAVPDAPQDLDRPISWVHITEMRDPSRYLRGGELVCTVGLSLQDPQDCRTFAEALARAGAAGVCFGVGDGHDEVPAALLAECRRHRLPMLIAAPSVPFSTVSRFIAEHELGAEIAVARATYALVPELLAALRRHASARDMLDTAGQLLGCYFLLDPEPTDDAASVSVEVPGVGTLGWMGRGVPPEPALLELIARFVRATQVERDVEAALARERVGQLLSLVERRMLLPDALSQLLDWSGFAAGQLSCSAWPAGAGALLSMAVPDALVGDAPDLCLILTTQPLEGTDDLSLPSGHSALVPLTELGSAIGQARIALDLAQRRGLRVGPDQLSTLDSLLEQLPSAQLEPFRQQLIEPLAEMDRRKGTQHVRTLRTFLAANGSLSDTARELYLHINTVRHRLVRIYELTGRDPLDHNDQAAYSIGLHALDRESER